A single Pararhizobium sp. A13 DNA region contains:
- a CDS encoding cation-translocating P-type ATPase yields the protein MSCCAPGAENGAEACGSPSSTETLLASRPLDNGLYQTDLSVPGVRCANCIRTIEGQLSRLPGVEQARVNLSSRRVSVKWRGDQVPPMIETLSELGYAAHLSETKADEADPELSRLIRALSVAGFSAMNIMLLSVSVWSGADAETRQAFHWISAALAAVALFYSGPVFFHSAWAVLRRGRTNMDVPISIGICLAFGLSLHDTIHWDEHAYFDAAASLIFFLLIGRTLDRAMRERARVAVRGLMRLSPRVALVVGSDGSRNYIPVNEVEPGMRINLAAGDRVPVDGCVEEGSSDIDCAIATGESAPQPVGPGAAVTAGTLNLAGPLRIVATATADNSFLAEMVRMMEAAEGGRAGYRRLADRAAQLYSPVVHTAAFVTFLGWIAATGDWHRAISIAIAVLIITCPCALGLAVPIVQVVAARRLFENGIMLKDGSGIERLAEIDTVVFDKTGTLTLGRPRLVKTSSTAPEALHIAAAMARHSRHPVAAALSAASKDGPEISASDIAETPGFGIEARIGGRTYRLGRAEWALADRTAEQFAGTVLTCNGLLSARFVFEDELRKGAMQAVGELHAVGLQLEILSGDREPAVASVARHLGIGHYAAGLLPGGKVERLERLSGDARSVLMVGDGLNDVPALAAAHVSMAPANAADIGRNAADFVFLHEDLGAVPMAVTVARKASMLVWQNFALAVLYNVIALPVAIAGHVTPLIAALAMSLSSVVVVTNALRLKAGKTGQRQAAAGSRSMQILVPGE from the coding sequence ATGAGCTGCTGTGCACCCGGAGCCGAGAATGGCGCCGAAGCTTGTGGATCGCCGAGCAGCACCGAGACCTTGCTTGCGAGCCGACCGCTGGACAATGGCCTCTACCAGACGGACCTTTCCGTGCCGGGCGTCCGATGCGCGAACTGTATCCGGACGATTGAAGGCCAGCTCTCGCGGCTGCCGGGCGTCGAGCAGGCGCGGGTGAACCTTTCGAGCCGGCGCGTCAGCGTCAAATGGCGGGGCGATCAGGTGCCGCCGATGATCGAGACGCTGTCGGAGCTTGGTTATGCCGCGCACCTATCCGAGACGAAAGCTGACGAAGCCGATCCGGAACTTTCCCGGCTGATCCGGGCGCTGAGCGTTGCTGGTTTTTCCGCTATGAACATCATGCTGCTTTCGGTTTCCGTCTGGTCGGGGGCCGATGCGGAAACCCGCCAAGCCTTTCATTGGATTTCGGCGGCGTTGGCGGCGGTCGCCCTGTTCTATTCGGGACCGGTGTTCTTTCACTCCGCTTGGGCCGTGCTTAGGCGGGGGCGCACCAATATGGACGTGCCGATCTCGATCGGTATCTGCCTCGCCTTTGGGCTCAGCCTGCACGATACGATCCATTGGGACGAACACGCCTATTTCGATGCCGCAGCGTCTCTCATCTTCTTCCTACTGATCGGGCGCACACTCGACCGTGCCATGCGCGAAAGGGCGCGCGTGGCCGTGCGCGGGTTGATGCGGCTCTCTCCCCGTGTGGCGTTGGTCGTCGGAAGCGACGGCAGCCGCAACTATATTCCGGTGAACGAGGTCGAGCCGGGAATGCGCATCAATCTTGCCGCCGGCGATCGGGTGCCGGTCGATGGCTGCGTCGAGGAAGGTTCGTCGGACATCGATTGCGCGATCGCGACAGGCGAGAGCGCGCCGCAGCCGGTGGGGCCGGGGGCGGCGGTGACGGCTGGAACGCTCAATCTAGCAGGCCCTCTGAGAATTGTCGCGACGGCGACGGCGGACAATTCATTTCTCGCTGAAATGGTGCGGATGATGGAAGCCGCGGAAGGTGGGCGCGCCGGCTATCGGCGGCTTGCCGATCGCGCCGCGCAACTCTATTCGCCGGTCGTTCATACCGCCGCCTTCGTCACTTTCCTCGGCTGGATTGCCGCCACGGGAGATTGGCACCGCGCCATCAGCATCGCTATTGCCGTGCTGATCATCACTTGCCCCTGTGCGCTCGGTCTTGCCGTGCCGATCGTGCAGGTCGTGGCGGCGCGCCGCCTGTTCGAAAACGGGATAATGCTCAAGGACGGGTCCGGAATCGAACGTCTTGCCGAGATCGATACGGTGGTGTTCGACAAGACCGGCACGCTGACATTGGGTAGACCAAGGCTGGTGAAGACTAGCTCCACCGCGCCGGAGGCTCTACACATCGCTGCCGCAATGGCGCGGCATTCGCGCCATCCTGTCGCGGCAGCCCTGTCTGCAGCTTCCAAAGACGGACCGGAGATTTCGGCTTCCGATATCGCCGAAACGCCCGGTTTCGGTATCGAAGCGCGCATTGGCGGCAGGACCTATCGGCTCGGTCGCGCCGAATGGGCGCTGGCCGACCGCACCGCCGAGCAGTTTGCGGGAACGGTGCTGACGTGCAACGGTTTGCTATCCGCGCGGTTCGTTTTCGAAGACGAATTACGGAAGGGCGCGATGCAAGCCGTTGGGGAATTGCACGCGGTCGGCCTGCAATTGGAAATCCTTTCGGGCGACCGCGAACCGGCCGTTGCATCCGTTGCGCGACATCTCGGTATCGGGCACTACGCAGCAGGTCTGCTGCCGGGCGGGAAGGTGGAGCGGCTAGAGAGGTTGTCGGGTGATGCCCGCAGCGTGCTGATGGTCGGGGACGGGCTGAATGACGTGCCCGCCCTGGCTGCTGCGCATGTGTCGATGGCACCCGCCAATGCCGCCGATATCGGGCGCAATGCGGCGGATTTCGTCTTCTTGCACGAGGATCTCGGCGCGGTTCCGATGGCCGTCACCGTTGCCCGCAAGGCCAGCATGCTGGTCTGGCAGAATTTTGCTCTGGCCGTTCTCTACAACGTCATCGCGCTTCCGGTTGCAATCGCCGGCCACGTCACGCCGCTAATTGCCGCGCTTGCAATGTCGCTCTCCTCGGTCGTCGTTGTAACCAATGCCCTGCGGTTGAAAGCGGGAAAGACTGGACAGCGTCAAGCCGCCGCCGGTTCAAGGTCTATGCAAATTCTGGTCCCGGGCGAATGA
- the ccoS gene encoding cbb3-type cytochrome oxidase assembly protein CcoS, with protein MSSLVFLVPLALLLGATALGAFLWSLRSGQYEDLDGAAERILMDDDENEPPIAK; from the coding sequence ATGAGCAGCCTCGTCTTCCTCGTCCCGCTTGCATTGCTTCTTGGCGCAACGGCGCTCGGGGCTTTCCTTTGGTCGCTGCGCAGCGGCCAATACGAGGACCTCGATGGGGCCGCCGAACGAATCCTGATGGATGATGACGAGAACGAACCGCCGATAGCAAAATAG
- a CDS encoding DUF2189 domain-containing protein gives MGATDRSDAAVRPLAEQRRRNLPANAAFGWLRAGWRDLSIQPGPSLAYGLAVFIISVVIVWGLYALGLDYILFPALAGFMVVGPLLAIGLYQKSRDIEAGAPVSLSRMVFVKAESGAQVWFTGAILCLLMLVWMRAAVIIYALFFGLRAFPGLDHVAAMLFTTPVGWGMLLVGTVVGGLFAAFSFAISTFAVPMLLDEKTDAFTAMGTSISLVWNNLPVMLAWGAIVLALFLVSVVTGLLGLIVVFPLLGHATWHSYRAIR, from the coding sequence ATGGGGGCCACCGATCGTTCAGATGCTGCCGTTCGGCCGCTTGCGGAACAGCGGCGGCGCAATCTTCCGGCAAATGCTGCATTCGGCTGGCTGAGGGCCGGATGGCGGGACCTATCTATCCAGCCCGGACCGAGTCTTGCCTATGGGCTTGCCGTCTTCATCATCTCGGTCGTCATTGTTTGGGGACTGTACGCTCTCGGCCTTGATTATATTCTGTTTCCGGCGCTTGCCGGATTCATGGTCGTTGGCCCGCTTCTTGCCATCGGGCTCTATCAGAAGAGCCGCGACATCGAGGCGGGTGCCCCGGTCAGCTTGAGCCGCATGGTGTTCGTCAAGGCAGAATCGGGAGCGCAGGTGTGGTTCACCGGGGCCATCCTTTGCCTGCTGATGCTGGTCTGGATGCGTGCCGCCGTCATCATCTACGCCTTGTTCTTCGGCTTGCGGGCGTTTCCGGGACTCGATCACGTCGCGGCGATGCTGTTCACGACACCGGTCGGCTGGGGCATGCTGCTCGTCGGCACGGTCGTTGGCGGGCTCTTCGCCGCCTTCTCCTTTGCGATCAGCACCTTTGCTGTTCCGATGCTGCTCGACGAGAAGACGGACGCCTTCACCGCGATGGGCACCAGCATTTCGCTCGTCTGGAACAACCTGCCGGTGATGCTCGCCTGGGGAGCGATCGTGCTTGCGCTGTTTCTGGTGAGCGTCGTGACTGGGCTATTGGGATTGATCGTGGTCTTTCCGTTGCTCGGGCATGCGACTTGGCATAGCTACAGAGCAATCAGATGA
- the ccoP gene encoding cytochrome-c oxidase, cbb3-type subunit III — MASEKLDPVTGRMTTGHEWNGIEELDTPVPRVVLYFLAAGMLFAGIYWILMPAWPLGWTYTKGLLGADQREVVARQVDSATAARAQWTDKIMTASFSEIEADDALMAKVRETGQALFRDNCAACHGINATGGPGFPDLTAKAWLWGGNPETIAETVRVGINSTNEDTRVSQMLAFGRDEILDREKINEVVSYVESLSAPERGDAETIRAGREVFAANCVACHGEDGKGKADVGAPDLTDSHWIYGRDRQSIYTTIYAGRQGHMPFWGGRLSPLDIKVLTAYVHTLGGEAP; from the coding sequence ATGGCTTCGGAAAAGCTCGATCCCGTCACCGGACGCATGACCACGGGACACGAATGGAACGGCATCGAGGAACTCGATACGCCGGTGCCGCGGGTTGTCCTGTATTTCCTGGCGGCAGGCATGCTGTTTGCCGGCATCTACTGGATATTGATGCCGGCCTGGCCGCTCGGCTGGACCTATACCAAGGGCCTGCTCGGCGCCGATCAGCGCGAGGTTGTGGCGCGGCAGGTCGACAGCGCGACGGCGGCGCGTGCCCAATGGACGGACAAGATCATGACGGCGAGTTTCTCCGAGATAGAGGCAGATGACGCGCTGATGGCCAAAGTGCGTGAGACCGGCCAAGCTCTTTTCCGCGACAATTGCGCTGCCTGCCATGGCATCAATGCGACCGGCGGGCCCGGCTTTCCCGATCTTACGGCAAAGGCTTGGCTCTGGGGTGGCAATCCGGAAACGATCGCGGAGACGGTCCGTGTCGGCATCAATTCGACAAACGAGGACACGCGCGTTTCGCAGATGCTCGCCTTCGGTCGCGACGAGATCCTCGATCGCGAGAAGATCAACGAGGTGGTAAGCTATGTGGAGTCCCTTTCGGCACCGGAAAGGGGCGATGCCGAGACGATCAGGGCGGGTCGCGAGGTCTTCGCGGCCAATTGCGTGGCCTGTCATGGCGAGGATGGCAAGGGCAAGGCCGATGTCGGCGCACCCGACCTGACGGACAGCCACTGGATATACGGCCGCGACCGGCAGTCGATCTATACGACGATCTATGCCGGGCGGCAGGGACATATGCCGTTTTGGGGTGGAAGGCTGTCACCATTGGATATCAAGGTGCTGACCGCCTACGTTCACACGCTCGGAGGCGAGGCGCCATGA